In the Pseudoliparis swirei isolate HS2019 ecotype Mariana Trench chromosome 21, NWPU_hadal_v1, whole genome shotgun sequence genome, one interval contains:
- the LOC130211688 gene encoding dynactin subunit 1-like isoform X6, whose product MRADTPESELCSAREGERRSVNATRRDRNYMLLTSPLISRMSNAGTVESSKPPKIGSVVEVTGKGQRGTVAYIGATLFASGKWVGVILDDAKGKNDGTVQGKRYFTCEENHGIFVRQSQLQVVEDGSGATSPDTSESGTSKIPRQRDIPETPRTSKLSSTRRSAKWNTPSRLTPATSLPSLLGRPSGRSSLMASRESLTSPLSGDVSEASPPPNPGALAAPVVPQPGGSPAAVAAPVPAPLSKVELALFKQDEESMRAQVKDLEEKLETLKMKRAEDKAKLKELEKHKIQLEQLQEWKTKMQEQQAELQKQLKEAKKDAREAQESKDRYMEEMADTADTTEMATLDKEMAEERAESLQLEGETLKERVEELSMDLEILRHDISEKGSDGVASSYRVKQLEEQNGRLKEALVRMRDLSMSEKQEHVKLQKQMEKKNTELETLRTQKEKLQEDVKQAEATIDELKEQVDAALGSEEMVETLTERNLDLEEKVRELRETVTDLEAINEMNDELQENGRETEMELREQVDLSAATVREAEKRVEAAQETVADYQQTINKYRDLTTSLQEANMELISQQNVNAEVQQPPAELFDFKIKFAETKAYAKAIEMELRKMEVTQSNRQVSLLTSFMPDSFHRHGGDHDCILVLLLIPRLICKAELISKQAQEKFDLNGNLAPGTGLRGPPGEQRSFASGLVYSLSLLQATLHKYEQALNSCSVEVFKRMGTLYTEMNFHERSLDYFIDLLHKDQLDETVQVEPLTKAIKYYQQLYSIHLADHTEDCTVQLADHIKFTQNVLDCMGVEVARLRAFMAAGQESSGLAVLLKDLDTSCSDIKQFCKKIRRRMPGTDVAGVPAALSFAPQVSESLTECRRHQTRVVAVLQEVAAAGAQMIAPLAEQEGLNALKLEDVAFKAVEQVYGSQGLNGPECLRQSCSSIITTMNKMATAMQEGEYDADKPQAKNHPVEKRASTVRAEMTDAEGLGVKLEDREAVVKEVKKSLKIKGEELSEANVRLSLLEKKLDTSTKDADERVEKIQTKLDENLALLKKKEKEFEETMDALQADIDQLEAEKAELKQRINNQSKMTIEGLRATPASGIASVVQASSGAGVAPALAGPVQVVDSPLLRQQVEAQRMGIKHLKNENNRLKAEKMRAQLASLPPLCPPKLPKASKDPSMPPEGLNTGIYRRTDQLLATLLKLSSEVKVVDITGKTAVSAGAQLLEQTARLQYLSDALDKLKGEVAEHVVSSQSGAKASSDFATFPVSCFVKAKEEKQGGTVLVGRVAIPCTRGQEQVHRLVLSQQQLKEVHRLLMT is encoded by the exons atgcgcgcagacacgccggaatcggagctctgcagcgcgcgagaaggagagcggagaagtgttaacgcgacacgtagagacagaaattacATGTTG CTGACCAGCCCACTGATCAGCAGGATGAGCAACGCAGGAACAGTGGAGTCCTCCAAACCTCCAAAG ATCGGCTCCGTAGTGGAGGTGACGGGGAAGGGTCAGCGCGGTACTGTTGCCTACATCGGTGCCACCCTCTTTGCCTCTGGGAAATGGGTGGGCGTCATACTGGATGATGCCAAGGGCAAGAATGATGGCACCGTGCAGGGGAAACGCTACTTCACCTGTGAGGAGAACCACGGGATATTTGTCCGACAGTCTCAG ctccaggTAGTGGAAGATGGCTCCGGCGCCACCTCACCAGATACTTCTGAATCCGGCACCTCAAAGATACCCAGACAGAGAG ACATTCCTGAGACTCCACGGACATCCAAGCTG tcctCTACCCGTCGCTCTGCCAAG TGGAACACTCCAAGTCGTCTCACACCTgccacctccctcccctccctcttggGACGGCCCTCCGGTCGCTCCAGCCTCATG GCGTCCCGTGAGAGCCTGACGTCCCCTCTGTCCGGTGATGTCAGCGAAGCCAGCCCGCCCCCCAACCCGGGGGCGCTGGCGGCTCCTGTTGTACCTCAGCCCGGCGGGTCGCCTGCAGCAGTGGCGGCCCCGGTCCCGGCTCCTCTAAGCAAG GTGGAACTTGCCCTTTTCAAGCAG GACGAGGAGTCAATGCGAGCTCAGGTcaaggacctggaggagaagctggagaCGCTGAAGATGAAGCGGGCGGAGGACAAAGCCAAGCTGAAAGAGCTCGAGAAACACAAGATCCAGCTGGAGCAGCTCCAGGAGTGGAAGACCAAAATGCAGGAGCAGCAGGCGGAGCTGCAGAAACAACTCAAAGAGGCCAAGAAG gATGCCCGCGAGGCACAGGAGTCCAAGGACCGCTACATGGAGGAGATGGCGGACACGGCGGACACCACAGAGATGGCCACGCTGGACAAAGAGATGGCCGAAGAGCGAGCAGAGTCCCTGCAGTTGGAGGGGGAGACGCTGaaggagagagtggaggagcTCTCCATGGACTTGGAGATCCTTAGACATGACATTTCAGAGAAAG GCTCGGATGGAGTCGCCTCAAGTTACCGCGTCaaacagctggaggagcagaacGGCCGCCTGAAGGAGGCCTTGGTTCG catGCGTGACCTGTCTATGTCCGAGAAGCAGGAGCACGTGAAGCTGCAGAagcagatggagaagaagaacacagagctggagactctgaggaCTCAGAAGGAGAAACTCCAGGAGGACGTGAAGCAGGCGGAGGCCACCATCGACGAGCTCAAGGAGCAG GTGGACGCTGCTCTGGGCTCAGAGGAGATGGTGGAGACCCTGACGGAGAGGAACCTCGACCTGGAGGAGAAAGTCCGAGAGCTGAGAGAAACCGTCACTGATTTG GAGGCCATCAACGAGATGAACGACGAGCTGCAGGAGAACGGCCGCGAGACGGAGATGGAGCTGAGGGAGCAGGTGGATCTGAGCGCAGCGACGGTCCGAGAGGCTGAAAAACGCGTGGAGGCGGCCCAGGAGACCGTCGCTGACTACCAGCAGACCATCAACAAGTACAGAGATCTGACCACCAGCCTCCAg GAGGCCAACATGGAGCTGATCAGCCAGCAGAACGTGAACGCCGAGGTTCAGCAGCCGCCCGCCGAACTGTTTGACTTCAAGATTAAGTTTGCAGAGACCAAGGCGTACGCCAAG GCCATTGAGATGGAGCTGAGGAAGATGGAGGTGACCCAGTCCAACAGACAggtgtccctcctcacctccttcatgcCGGACTCCTTCCACCGCCACGGCGGAGATCACGACTGCATCCTGGTGCTGCTGCTCATCCCCAGGCTCATCTGCAAA GCGGAGCTGATCAGTAAACAGGCCCAGGAGAAGTTTGACTTGAATGGGAACTTGGCCCCGGGAACCGGGCTGCGGGGGCCTCCAGGAGAGCAGCGCAGCTTTGCGTCCGGCCTGGTCTACTCCCTCAGCCTGCTGCAGGCCACGCTGCACAAATATGAACA GGCTCTGAATAGCTGCAGCGTTGAGGTTTTTAAGCGCATGGGTACCCTCTACACTGAGATGAACTTCCACGAGCGCTCTCTGGATTATTTCATCGACCTGCTGCACAAAGATCAGCTGGATGAGACGGTTCAGGTGGAGCCGCTGACCAAGGCCATCAAGTACTATCAG CAATTGTACAGCATCCACCTGGCCGACCACACTGAAGACTGCACCGTGCAGCTGGCCGACCACATCAAG TTCACCCAAAATGTCCTGGACTGCATGGGCGTGGAGGTCGCCCGTCTGCGGGCCTTCATGGCGGCGGGTCAGGAGAGCTCCGGCCTCGCCGTCCTTCTGAAGGACCTGGACACCTCCTGCTCCGACATCAAACAGTTCTGTAAGAAGATCCGCCGCCGCATGCCTGGAACCGATGTCGCCGGAGTACCCGCCGCTCTCAGCTTTGCACCACAG GTGTCGGAGTCGCTGACGGAGTGCCGGCGCCACCAGACCCGCGTGGTGGCGGTGCTGCAGGAAGTGGCTGCGGCGGGCGCTCAGATGATCGCCCCGCTGGCGGAGCAGGAGgggctcaacgctctgaagctGGAGGACGTCGCCTTCAAGGCGGTGGAGCAG GTGTACGGTTCTCAAGGCCTCAACGGCCCGGAGTGTCTGCGTCAGTCCTGCagctccatcatcaccaccatgaaCAAGATGGCCACCGCCATGCAGGAGGGAGAGTACGACGCTGACAAGCCACAGGCCAAG AATCATCCGGTGGAGAAGAGAGCGTCCACCGTCAGGGCCGAGATGACCGACGCCGAGGGTCTGGGGGTCAAACTGGAAGACAGAGAGGCCGTCGTCAAGGAGGTCAAGAAGTCGCTGAAGATCAAG GGGGAGGAGCTGAGCGAGGCCAACGTCCGCCTGAGCCTGCTGGAGAAGAAGCTGGACACCTCCACCAAGGACGCCGACGAGCGGGTGGAGAAGATCCAGACCAAACTGGACGAGAACCTCGCCCTgctgaagaagaaagaaaa GGAGTTTGAGGAGACGATGGACGCCCTGCAAGCGGATATCGACCAGCTGGAGGCGGAGAAGGCGGAGCTTAAACAACGCATCAATAACCAATCGAAGATGACCATCGAAGGCCTGAGAGCCACGCCCGCCTCCGGGATAGCCTCCGTCGTTCAGGCGTCCTCAGGAG CCGGTGTCGCTCCAGCCCTGGCTGGACCGGTGCAGGTGGTggactctcctctcctgaggcaGCAGGTCGAGGCCCAGAGGATGGGCATCAAACACCTCAAGAACGAAAACAACAGACTCAAG GCGGAGAAGATGAGAGCCCAGCTGGCCTCCCTGCCGCCCCTCTGCCCCCCCAAACTACCAAAAGCCTCCAAGGACCCCTCCATGCCACCGGAGGGACTCAACACCGGCATCTACCGCAGGACCGACCAGCTGCTGGCCACCCTGCTCAAGCTGAGCTCAGAGGTCAAGGTGGTGGACATCACAGGGAAgacggcag TGAGCGCCGGTGCACAGCTGCTGGAGCAGACGGCCCGGCTGCAGTACCTCAGCGACGCTCTGGACAAACTCAAG gGAGAAGTGGCCGAGCACGTCGTCTCCAGTCAGTCTGGGGCGAAGGCTTCCTCGGACTTTGCCACCTTCCCGGTGTCCTGTTTCGTGAAG GccaaggaggagaagcagggcGGGACCGTGCTCGTAGGACGTGTGGCCATCCCATGCACTCGTGGACAGGAACAGGTGCATCGCCTCGTCCTCTCCCAGCAGCAGCTGAAGGAAGTGCACCGCCTCCTCATGACCTGA
- the LOC130211688 gene encoding dynactin subunit 1-like isoform X3 produces MRADTPESELCSAREGERRSVNATRRDRNYMLLTSPLISRMSNAGTVESSKPPKIGSVVEVTGKGQRGTVAYIGATLFASGKWVGVILDDAKGKNDGTVQGKRYFTCEENHGIFVRQSQLQVVEDGSGATSPDTSESGTSKIPRQRDIPETPRTSKLTPASVKKSSTRRSAKLSSQSPNGLSALRQWNTPSRLTPATSLPSLLGRPSGRSSLMASRESLTSPLSGDVSEASPPPNPGALAAPVVPQPGGSPAAVAAPVPAPLSKDEESMRAQVKDLEEKLETLKMKRAEDKAKLKELEKHKIQLEQLQEWKTKMQEQQAELQKQLKEAKKDAREAQESKDRYMEEMADTADTTEMATLDKEMAEERAESLQLEGETLKERVEELSMDLEILRHDISEKGSDGVASSYRVKQLEEQNGRLKEALVRMRDLSMSEKQEHVKLQKQMEKKNTELETLRTQKEKLQEDVKQAEATIDELKEQVDAALGSEEMVETLTERNLDLEEKVRELRETVTDLEAINEMNDELQENGRETEMELREQVDLSAATVREAEKRVEAAQETVADYQQTINKYRDLTTSLQEANMELISQQNVNAEVQQPPAELFDFKIKFAETKAYAKAIEMELRKMEVTQSNRQVSLLTSFMPDSFHRHGGDHDCILVLLLIPRLICKAELISKQAQEKFDLNGNLAPGTGLRGPPGEQRSFASGLVYSLSLLQATLHKYEQALNSCSVEVFKRMGTLYTEMNFHERSLDYFIDLLHKDQLDETVQVEPLTKAIKYYQQLYSIHLADHTEDCTVQLADHIKFTQNVLDCMGVEVARLRAFMAAGQESSGLAVLLKDLDTSCSDIKQFCKKIRRRMPGTDVAGVPAALSFAPQVSESLTECRRHQTRVVAVLQEVAAAGAQMIAPLAEQEGLNALKLEDVAFKAVEQVYGSQGLNGPECLRQSCSSIITTMNKMATAMQEGEYDADKPQAKNHPVEKRASTVRAEMTDAEGLGVKLEDREAVVKEVKKSLKIKGEELSEANVRLSLLEKKLDTSTKDADERVEKIQTKLDENLALLKKKEKEFEETMDALQADIDQLEAEKAELKQRINNQSKMTIEGLRATPASGIASVVQASSGAGVAPALAGPVQVVDSPLLRQQVEAQRMGIKHLKNENNRLKAEKMRAQLASLPPLCPPKLPKASKDPSMPPEGLNTGIYRRTDQLLATLLKLSSEVKVVDITGKTAVSAGAQLLEQTARLQYLSDALDKLKGEVAEHVVSSQSGAKASSDFATFPVSCFVKAKEEKQGGTVLVGRVAIPCTRGQEQVHRLVLSQQQLKEVHRLLMT; encoded by the exons atgcgcgcagacacgccggaatcggagctctgcagcgcgcgagaaggagagcggagaagtgttaacgcgacacgtagagacagaaattacATGTTG CTGACCAGCCCACTGATCAGCAGGATGAGCAACGCAGGAACAGTGGAGTCCTCCAAACCTCCAAAG ATCGGCTCCGTAGTGGAGGTGACGGGGAAGGGTCAGCGCGGTACTGTTGCCTACATCGGTGCCACCCTCTTTGCCTCTGGGAAATGGGTGGGCGTCATACTGGATGATGCCAAGGGCAAGAATGATGGCACCGTGCAGGGGAAACGCTACTTCACCTGTGAGGAGAACCACGGGATATTTGTCCGACAGTCTCAG ctccaggTAGTGGAAGATGGCTCCGGCGCCACCTCACCAGATACTTCTGAATCCGGCACCTCAAAGATACCCAGACAGAGAG ACATTCCTGAGACTCCACGGACATCCAAGCTG ACACCTGCGAGCGTTAAGAAG tcctCTACCCGTCGCTCTGCCAAG CTGAGTTCTCAAAGTCCTAACGGTCTGTCTGCACTGCGTCAGTGGAACACTCCAAGTCGTCTCACACCTgccacctccctcccctccctcttggGACGGCCCTCCGGTCGCTCCAGCCTCATG GCGTCCCGTGAGAGCCTGACGTCCCCTCTGTCCGGTGATGTCAGCGAAGCCAGCCCGCCCCCCAACCCGGGGGCGCTGGCGGCTCCTGTTGTACCTCAGCCCGGCGGGTCGCCTGCAGCAGTGGCGGCCCCGGTCCCGGCTCCTCTAAGCAAG GACGAGGAGTCAATGCGAGCTCAGGTcaaggacctggaggagaagctggagaCGCTGAAGATGAAGCGGGCGGAGGACAAAGCCAAGCTGAAAGAGCTCGAGAAACACAAGATCCAGCTGGAGCAGCTCCAGGAGTGGAAGACCAAAATGCAGGAGCAGCAGGCGGAGCTGCAGAAACAACTCAAAGAGGCCAAGAAG gATGCCCGCGAGGCACAGGAGTCCAAGGACCGCTACATGGAGGAGATGGCGGACACGGCGGACACCACAGAGATGGCCACGCTGGACAAAGAGATGGCCGAAGAGCGAGCAGAGTCCCTGCAGTTGGAGGGGGAGACGCTGaaggagagagtggaggagcTCTCCATGGACTTGGAGATCCTTAGACATGACATTTCAGAGAAAG GCTCGGATGGAGTCGCCTCAAGTTACCGCGTCaaacagctggaggagcagaacGGCCGCCTGAAGGAGGCCTTGGTTCG catGCGTGACCTGTCTATGTCCGAGAAGCAGGAGCACGTGAAGCTGCAGAagcagatggagaagaagaacacagagctggagactctgaggaCTCAGAAGGAGAAACTCCAGGAGGACGTGAAGCAGGCGGAGGCCACCATCGACGAGCTCAAGGAGCAG GTGGACGCTGCTCTGGGCTCAGAGGAGATGGTGGAGACCCTGACGGAGAGGAACCTCGACCTGGAGGAGAAAGTCCGAGAGCTGAGAGAAACCGTCACTGATTTG GAGGCCATCAACGAGATGAACGACGAGCTGCAGGAGAACGGCCGCGAGACGGAGATGGAGCTGAGGGAGCAGGTGGATCTGAGCGCAGCGACGGTCCGAGAGGCTGAAAAACGCGTGGAGGCGGCCCAGGAGACCGTCGCTGACTACCAGCAGACCATCAACAAGTACAGAGATCTGACCACCAGCCTCCAg GAGGCCAACATGGAGCTGATCAGCCAGCAGAACGTGAACGCCGAGGTTCAGCAGCCGCCCGCCGAACTGTTTGACTTCAAGATTAAGTTTGCAGAGACCAAGGCGTACGCCAAG GCCATTGAGATGGAGCTGAGGAAGATGGAGGTGACCCAGTCCAACAGACAggtgtccctcctcacctccttcatgcCGGACTCCTTCCACCGCCACGGCGGAGATCACGACTGCATCCTGGTGCTGCTGCTCATCCCCAGGCTCATCTGCAAA GCGGAGCTGATCAGTAAACAGGCCCAGGAGAAGTTTGACTTGAATGGGAACTTGGCCCCGGGAACCGGGCTGCGGGGGCCTCCAGGAGAGCAGCGCAGCTTTGCGTCCGGCCTGGTCTACTCCCTCAGCCTGCTGCAGGCCACGCTGCACAAATATGAACA GGCTCTGAATAGCTGCAGCGTTGAGGTTTTTAAGCGCATGGGTACCCTCTACACTGAGATGAACTTCCACGAGCGCTCTCTGGATTATTTCATCGACCTGCTGCACAAAGATCAGCTGGATGAGACGGTTCAGGTGGAGCCGCTGACCAAGGCCATCAAGTACTATCAG CAATTGTACAGCATCCACCTGGCCGACCACACTGAAGACTGCACCGTGCAGCTGGCCGACCACATCAAG TTCACCCAAAATGTCCTGGACTGCATGGGCGTGGAGGTCGCCCGTCTGCGGGCCTTCATGGCGGCGGGTCAGGAGAGCTCCGGCCTCGCCGTCCTTCTGAAGGACCTGGACACCTCCTGCTCCGACATCAAACAGTTCTGTAAGAAGATCCGCCGCCGCATGCCTGGAACCGATGTCGCCGGAGTACCCGCCGCTCTCAGCTTTGCACCACAG GTGTCGGAGTCGCTGACGGAGTGCCGGCGCCACCAGACCCGCGTGGTGGCGGTGCTGCAGGAAGTGGCTGCGGCGGGCGCTCAGATGATCGCCCCGCTGGCGGAGCAGGAGgggctcaacgctctgaagctGGAGGACGTCGCCTTCAAGGCGGTGGAGCAG GTGTACGGTTCTCAAGGCCTCAACGGCCCGGAGTGTCTGCGTCAGTCCTGCagctccatcatcaccaccatgaaCAAGATGGCCACCGCCATGCAGGAGGGAGAGTACGACGCTGACAAGCCACAGGCCAAG AATCATCCGGTGGAGAAGAGAGCGTCCACCGTCAGGGCCGAGATGACCGACGCCGAGGGTCTGGGGGTCAAACTGGAAGACAGAGAGGCCGTCGTCAAGGAGGTCAAGAAGTCGCTGAAGATCAAG GGGGAGGAGCTGAGCGAGGCCAACGTCCGCCTGAGCCTGCTGGAGAAGAAGCTGGACACCTCCACCAAGGACGCCGACGAGCGGGTGGAGAAGATCCAGACCAAACTGGACGAGAACCTCGCCCTgctgaagaagaaagaaaa GGAGTTTGAGGAGACGATGGACGCCCTGCAAGCGGATATCGACCAGCTGGAGGCGGAGAAGGCGGAGCTTAAACAACGCATCAATAACCAATCGAAGATGACCATCGAAGGCCTGAGAGCCACGCCCGCCTCCGGGATAGCCTCCGTCGTTCAGGCGTCCTCAGGAG CCGGTGTCGCTCCAGCCCTGGCTGGACCGGTGCAGGTGGTggactctcctctcctgaggcaGCAGGTCGAGGCCCAGAGGATGGGCATCAAACACCTCAAGAACGAAAACAACAGACTCAAG GCGGAGAAGATGAGAGCCCAGCTGGCCTCCCTGCCGCCCCTCTGCCCCCCCAAACTACCAAAAGCCTCCAAGGACCCCTCCATGCCACCGGAGGGACTCAACACCGGCATCTACCGCAGGACCGACCAGCTGCTGGCCACCCTGCTCAAGCTGAGCTCAGAGGTCAAGGTGGTGGACATCACAGGGAAgacggcag TGAGCGCCGGTGCACAGCTGCTGGAGCAGACGGCCCGGCTGCAGTACCTCAGCGACGCTCTGGACAAACTCAAG gGAGAAGTGGCCGAGCACGTCGTCTCCAGTCAGTCTGGGGCGAAGGCTTCCTCGGACTTTGCCACCTTCCCGGTGTCCTGTTTCGTGAAG GccaaggaggagaagcagggcGGGACCGTGCTCGTAGGACGTGTGGCCATCCCATGCACTCGTGGACAGGAACAGGTGCATCGCCTCGTCCTCTCCCAGCAGCAGCTGAAGGAAGTGCACCGCCTCCTCATGACCTGA